The window GCCGGAACGGCCCGAAGGGTGCTTCGCACAAAAGGTGCCCGTCCCCTTTTCGGACGGCGGCAAGAAAGGGACGAACGGGCAGCGGGCAGCGCGATGTTTGGCGGTGGAGGTGTTGAAAACGCGCGGCACGCTGGCCAGCGAATTGGCGGAACAAAAACGGTTGGAGCTGGAGATCGACGATGAAACGGGTATTGTGCGTGCGGTTGCCCGACTGGACCCGGCAGCGGCGCGTCGCCGCTGGTCAGGAGCGTGAGTTGAGCGGTCGCGAGGCGTTGGAGCGCCTCGTCCCCTGGTGCGGGCAGTTCAGTCCGTCGGTGGGCGTCGATGCGCTCGAGCCGCCGGAAAGTTTGCTGTTCGACGTGACCGGTCTGGCCCACCTGTTTCACGGAGAAGAGACGCTCATCGGGCACGTGGGGCGAGAATTCGGCCGCCGCGGCCTGTCGACGCGCATCGCCCTGGCCGACACGCTCGGCGCCGCCTGGGCGCTGGCCCATTACCCAATTGAAAATTTGCAATTTGCAATTTGCAATTTGCAATTACCTGGTTCGCCCATCGTCGTGCCGCCCGGCAAAACCCGGGCCGCGCTCTTGCCTTTACCCGTCGAGGCGTTGCGGCTCTCCGCCGACTGCGTCGAGACATTGCGCGAATTGGGCCTGCGGCAGATCGGGCAACTGCTCCGTTTTTCGCGCGATAGCCTGGCAACCCGCTTCGGCCCGGAGTTGCTCGTGCGGCTCGACCAGGCGATGGGCGTCGTGGAAGAAGTGATTGCGGCTTGCCACCCCCTGCCCCAAGTGGAAGCGGAGACGGTCTTCGAGCACCCGACCGATCGCCCGGCGGTGATCGAGCAAGCGTTAGAGCGACAACTGGAGCAGATCGCGCGGCAGTTGTCTCCGCGGCGGCAAGGCGTGCAAGAGTTGGTTTGCTGTTTCCGCGGCGAGACCGGCAAGGCCGGCGAATTCACGGTCGGCCTCTACCGTCCGAGCGCCGCGCCGCGGCACTTGGCCGAGTTGATCGAGATGCAATGGCTGGCGGCGCAGCGCAAGCTGGCCGAGCCGATCGCTTCGCTGCGCCTCTCGGTCACGGTCGCCGCGCCTTTGGAACTCGAACAACAGGAATTGTTCGGCGATCGGGGCCAATACGATCCGCGGCAGACGGCGATTCTGGTCGACCGGCTGAGCAGCCGCTTGGGGCGCAGCTCGGTCGTCCGCCCCAGGCTTTTGCCCGAAGCCCAGCCGGAATTGACCTGGCGGTACGAACCTTGGGTGGGCGGGGCGCAGCGGCGACCGGCCAGCAGCGCGAAGAAACGGCCGGCTCAACGGCAAACTTTTTCGCATTGCGCCTCGTGCAAATGGCCGCTCACGCGGCCGCTGTCGCTTGCCCAGCGGCCGGTGCTCTTGGAGGTGGTGTCGATGGCACCGCACGGGCCGCCTTTGGCCTTTTCGCTTTTCGGCCAGCAGCATCGCATCGAGCGCACCTGGGGTCCGGAGCGCATCCAGACCGGCTGGTGGCGTGGGCGGAGCGTGCGACGCGATTATTACCGCGTGGAGACTATCACCGGCCGCTGGTTCTGGCTTTTCCGCCAGCTCTCCGACGGCCGCTGGTATTTCCACGGGGCGTTTGACTAGAGATTCTGCGCGCGGCCAACAATGAGCCCTTCGACCGCCAAGCAACCGCGGTGGCGGACAGAGCTTGGTGTGAGAGACACAGCCGGGCGGCGGCGCTGGACGGCCTGCCGCCCAACAAGCGGTTCTGCGCCGCGCTGGCCCTTCTGGCGCTCAACGACGCCCTCGATCACGCTGGCATAACGGAGATTGGCAAACTAGAATAGCCCCGCGATGGGCCGGCCGTCGGCGATGGGCATGGGACGGTTGAGCTGGTCGTGAATGATCGTTTCCGGATCGAGGCCCAGCGCGTGATAGACCGTCGCCATCACGTCGTCGGGCGTCTTGGGATCGCTCAGGGCATACGCGCCCGTCTTGTCGGAGCTGCCCACCAACACGCCGCCGCGAATGCCGCCGCCCGCCATGAGCACCGTCTGGCAGGGCGGCCAGTGATCGCGGCCGGCGTCCTTGTTCACCTTGGGCGTGCGGCCGAAGTCGCCCGTCCACAGGATGAGCGTCTCGTCCAGCAGGCCCCGCTGAGCCAGGTCTTCGATCACGGCCGACAGTGCCAGGTCGGTCTGCGGCAGCCGGCTGCCCTTGAGGGTTTTGAAGTTGTCTTTGTGCGTGTCCCAACCGCCGATGCCCGCCGAATAGTAGACGGTGACGAACCGCACGCCCGCCTCCACCAGGCGCCGGGCCAAGAGCACGCTCTGGCCGTATTGATTGCGGCCGTAACGCTCGCGAACGCCGGCCGGCTCGTCGGCAATGGCCAATGCCTGCCGCGTGGCCGGCGACGTCAGCAGATCGACCGCCCGCTGCTGATAGGCGTCCATGTCGCGCACCGCCGCGAGCTTTTCGCTCAGCTTGGCCGTGGCCGCAAGCCGCGACAGGATGCCGCGGCGGTCTCGCAGCCGCTCGACCGACACGCCGTCGGGCAAGGCGAGCTGCTCGACGTTGAACTTGGGGTCGTCGGGGTTCTGCGTGATGAAGAGCGGGTCGTGCAGCTTGCCCAAGAAGCCCGCGAACTCGCCCGGCGTGCGGAAAGGCCCGTCGGCGATCATCGTCGGCAGCGAGACGGCGGTCGGCGCCAGGTGTACGTCGCGCCGCAACGAGTCGATCACCGCCCCCGGACAGGGAAAGTCGGTCGCGGCGGCGTTCGAGGTGACGATGTCGATCAGCGGCCGTCTGCCAGTCAGCGAGTAATAAGCGCCGGAGTTATGGCTTCCGCGGTCGTGATGGACGCTGCGGACGAGCGCGAATTTGTCGGCCAGCGCGGCTAGCTTGGGCAGATGCTCGCCGATGACGAGCTGCGGATTTCGCGTGGCGATGACGCCGAACTCGCCGCGGATTTCGGCCGGCGCCCGGGGCTTGGGGTCGAACGTCTCGAACTGGCTGGGGCCGCCGAACTGAAACAGCAGGATACAGCTTCGGGCCGGCGGCTTGCGATGGGTTGCGGCCGCTTCTGCCTGGAGTAGACGTGGTAGCGACAGCCCGCCGACACCGAGAGCGCCAAAAGCGAGCGCCGCACGGCGGCTGCAGTGGGTTTGTTGGAAATCGCGGCAGGCCATTCGTGTTTGACCGCAGGCAGGAGGTTGCGTCGACTTGTTATTTTCGCAGGGCTGGAGAAGAGTACAAGGCCGGGCGATTCGTCGCGCGTAGGGTGGGCCGGCGCTCGCAAGCTCGCTGGTCCCACCCTACGCTTTGTCGAAGGTCGTTGCATCCGCTGCAAGCGGCACAATCCGTCCGGCAGTTCGCCGTTTGCGGTGCGGCGGACCGGTCGCGGATAAGAAAACATTCATCCGCGTGGCGAGCGAGGTAAGGTTGTCAGGAACCATCCATTTTCAGGAGCCGGTCATGCCGCAAATCCTTGAATTGCCGCCCGAACAACAGTTTGTCGACCGCCGCAACTATGAGCGGGCGGAGGGCGCGCCGAGCCGCGAGCGCCGCCAGTTCGCCGATAGCTACGAAGGTCTGTCGCCGCCCGCACAAGAGCTGGCGGTGGCCATCGACTCGTACAAGCTGGCGCATCGCCGCCGGTTCATCACCTACGAAGAAATGCTCAATGTGGTGACCTCGCTGGGCTACCGCAAGTAGTCCCTTCGCTTACAATGCCGGGATGTCCGCTCCTGTGAAAACGCCGGCGGAAATCCTCGCCACGCCGGTCCAATTCTTGAAGGGCGTCGGCCCGCAACGCGCCGAGCTGCTCGAGCGCCTGGGCCTGCGCACCGCCCGCGACGTGGTCTTCTTCTTTCCCCGCGACTACCAAGACCTGACCCAGCTCGATCGCGTCGCCGATCTGGTCGAAGGAAACCTCACGCGGCTGCGCGGCAAGGTGGAAGAGGTCGATCAGCGCGTGAGTAATTCGGGCAACATCCTGCTGGGCGTGCTGCTGGCCGCCGAGCAGGGTCGCGTGCGGCTGTTGTGGTACAACTCGCCCTTCCGACGTGAGCGGTTCGGCCTCGGCGAAGAGTTGCTGGTTACCGGCAAACCAAAGATGAACGGCGGCATCTGGGAGTTCACCCATCCGCAAGTCCAATCGATCGACGTGGAAGAGCAAGGGCCGGCCGCGGTGCTGCTGCCCGTGTATCCGCTCACCGAGGGACTCACGCAGGGGCAGATGCGTAAGGTCGCCGCCAGCGTCCTGGAGACCTGCCTCGCTTCGCTCGACGAAGTGTTTCCGGCGAGTTACCTTGCGTCGCGCGACCTGCAGCCGGTGCGTGAAGCCATTCGACTCATTCACGCTCCGCGCGATCGGGCGGAGCTGGAAAAAGCCCGCCGGCGGTTGATCTATCAAGAACTGTTGGTGTTGCAGCTTGCCCTGGCGATGAAGCACGACGAGCAGCACTCTCGCCGCAACGCTCCGCCGCTGGAGGCCACG of the Pirellulales bacterium genome contains:
- a CDS encoding DUF1501 domain-containing protein, whose amino-acid sequence is MACRDFQQTHCSRRAALAFGALGVGGLSLPRLLQAEAAATHRKPPARSCILLFQFGGPSQFETFDPKPRAPAEIRGEFGVIATRNPQLVIGEHLPKLAALADKFALVRSVHHDRGSHNSGAYYSLTGRRPLIDIVTSNAAATDFPCPGAVIDSLRRDVHLAPTAVSLPTMIADGPFRTPGEFAGFLGKLHDPLFITQNPDDPKFNVEQLALPDGVSVERLRDRRGILSRLAATAKLSEKLAAVRDMDAYQQRAVDLLTSPATRQALAIADEPAGVRERYGRNQYGQSVLLARRLVEAGVRFVTVYYSAGIGGWDTHKDNFKTLKGSRLPQTDLALSAVIEDLAQRGLLDETLILWTGDFGRTPKVNKDAGRDHWPPCQTVLMAGGGIRGGVLVGSSDKTGAYALSDPKTPDDVMATVYHALGLDPETIIHDQLNRPMPIADGRPIAGLF
- a CDS encoding DNA polymerase Y family protein — protein: MKRVLCVRLPDWTRQRRVAAGQERELSGREALERLVPWCGQFSPSVGVDALEPPESLLFDVTGLAHLFHGEETLIGHVGREFGRRGLSTRIALADTLGAAWALAHYPIENLQFAICNLQLPGSPIVVPPGKTRAALLPLPVEALRLSADCVETLRELGLRQIGQLLRFSRDSLATRFGPELLVRLDQAMGVVEEVIAACHPLPQVEAETVFEHPTDRPAVIEQALERQLEQIARQLSPRRQGVQELVCCFRGETGKAGEFTVGLYRPSAAPRHLAELIEMQWLAAQRKLAEPIASLRLSVTVAAPLELEQQELFGDRGQYDPRQTAILVDRLSSRLGRSSVVRPRLLPEAQPELTWRYEPWVGGAQRRPASSAKKRPAQRQTFSHCASCKWPLTRPLSLAQRPVLLEVVSMAPHGPPLAFSLFGQQHRIERTWGPERIQTGWWRGRSVRRDYYRVETITGRWFWLFRQLSDGRWYFHGAFD